Below is a window of Aphanothece sacrum FPU1 DNA.
GATGAGGAAGGGAAAAGTTAGTTTTGGGGGAGTTATCAAAGAAGTGAGTTTAGCCTATGTTCCTGATGTAAAAATAGGTGATTATGTCATTGTCCATGTGGGGTTTGCTCTAAGTATTTTAGATGAAGACGCGGCTCAAAAAACTTTAGCAGATTTTCAAGAAATGGAAGCACTCATGTTAAACTTGTCTACCGTTAACTGAGGGTTAATTAACCCGCTAAAAGTCACTTAAACTCACCTTAATCGAAAAATAACCCCAGAACTGACTAAGCTGTCACGCATCTAAATTGGTAGTTGAGATTGCAAGGGAGCGCCGGAGCAAGGGAGCGCCGGAGAAAGATTTTAACCTTTGTACCAAAACCCTCTATAACCATTTTAAATGCGTCTTAGCTTATTAACCCAATACTAAAAGTTTGGGTTGTACTCGGATGTTAAACCGTCATTAATCTTTAAGGTTATTTGTCCCAATTCAGGTTAAAATTAGCAAATAAGTCAAGTCATCTTGATAAAAAATAACAAAGGAATACAGAGTTAGTCCGAAAAGTCAACTCTTACTCCGTCAGAAAATAGGGCTTATTTCCCAAAAATAAGGACAAAAATGACTATTGTCTTGCAGATAGGCGACCAAAATATATCAGAACAAGAGCTTTATCCCATATTGGCCCAGTATAGGTTATTACCTCAATTAGCCAAAGAGATTATCGTTGAACAAGCGATCGCCGAAATAGAATGTAGCCCAGAAGAAGCAACCTTAGCCAAAGAGCAATTTTATCAAAGACAGCAACTAACCAATGAAAATGAACTCCAGTTATGGTTAGAACATCATGGTATGACCCGCCAACAATTAGAGAATCTTAGTGTTAGAGATATAAAAATAGAAAAATTTAAACAAATAAAATGGGGCGAACAATTAGAAAGTTATTTCATCAAATGTAAAGGACAATTAGATCGGGTAGTCTATTCTTTGATTCGGACAAAAGAAGCCGGAATCGCCCAAGAACTTTATTTTCGCCTCGAAGAAGGAGAAAGCGATTTTGTTGATTTGGCCAGACAATATTCAGAAGGTTCAGAAGCTCAAACAGGTGGATTAATTGGCCCAGTTGAACTCAATGTTCCTCACCCCAGAATTGGTCAGATTTTATCATCAAGTAAGTCAGGGCAAATATCCCCCCCAACAAAAGTAGGAGATTGGTGGATTATTGTCCGCTTAGAAAAATATATGTCGGCCCAACTTGATGATCCCACTCGACAGCGACTACTCAATGAACTATTTCAAGGGTGGTTAATAGCACAAATTCAACAAAATGTTTCCTTTTCTCCTCAAAGTGAATTATTAGAATTGAAAACAAGTTAAAACAATAAAAAAAATTGATTGAACTAGATTCACTAATGACTTTAGACTTATGACCCAAAAAAAAGGTTTCAAGCATCCTATTAGCAAGGGGAGAGAAATAAAAATATTCGTTGCTTCAAGCTACCGTCTTGTTTGCGGTAGTAAGTGATAACTGATAACTGATAACTGATAACTGATAACTGAAATGACCTCTACCAATATCGACGCACAAGAATTTTTAAGTAATTTAGCCCCCTTTGACCAACTGCCCCCATCACTTAGGGTTGACATCGCTAATCAATGTCAATCATGGCGTTATAAAATGGGTCAAGTAATTGCTATGCGGGGCAAAATATCCCCTAATATTACGATTTTATTAGAAGGAAAAGCCCGACTCTTAGGCTATGATCCCCGCACCCAAATGCCGAGTACCCTCGCTTTACTCGAACCTGGGGCCATTATCGGTGGGGTCAACTTAGTCAGAGGGGTTCCCAGTGAAACCGCGATCGCCTCAACAGAAGCCATCGGCCTCACCCTAAGTCAACAAACCTTTCAGACCTTATTAGACGAATATCCCATCTTTAGAGAAACTTTTGTTGAACAATGTAGTCTGCTCGAATTATTTGAGTTGGTGGCGACTCAACTGGAAAAAGAAGCCCAAGCAGAAGGAAATATTAAAGAAATTGCCAGTGATCTCCTAGAATATACTCAAGTTTACTCCCTGTCCCCCGGAAAAATCTCACAAGAAGATCGGTTAACTCTAGAAGATCGTGAAACCATGTGGTTAGTGAGTGGGGGGAATATGCCTGAGTTTCCTGTGGGCAGTCGTTTAGACATATCAGGCAACTCTCGCTTCCAAATTACCGGGACTCAACCAGTCCGTTTAATTGGCATTCAGGCTAATAAATGGCTCACATCTTCTCCTGGAAGTATACTCCTTGTTGAAGATCAGCCAGACCCAGATAATCATCAGTTAAGCTTCGTCAAATCTGAACCTAACAACATTCCCTATGCGGACTCGTCCCTAGTGGGAATGGATGCCATGCCCATTTCCCCTGAAGAACGCCAAAAACGCAAAAATTTTCCGTTTATCAAGGGAAAAACCCCTTTGGGAGTGGGATCAGCCTGTTTTCAAATGCTAAGTCAATATTTCGGGATGCCCTTCCGTCGAGATGTGATTCGTCGTATCTTGAAAGAACAAATAGAACGCACTGGAAGTTTATCTTTGCCTTTATGTGGTGCAATTACGGAATTAATGGGACTTAATGCCCAATTAATTACCCTTCCGGCTTCTTCTTTTACCCAACTCAAGACCCCCGCCTTGATCGTCTGGCAAGATAGTCTAGCTGTTCTCTACGATGTGAGCGCTCAAGAAATAATTATCGCTGTTCCCGAATTAGGAATATTGCGTCGTCGTCCCCAAGATTTTCTGGAAACTTGGGGAGAAAAAGGAGAAGTTCTTCTATTACAACAGACAAAAGAAACCCCTCAAGAAAGATTTGGACTTAATTGGTTTATTCCCTCCTTAAAAAAATATCGTCGTGTTTTAATTGAAGTCTTTATTGCTTCTTTTTTCGTGCAAATATTTGGATTAGTGAATCCTCTGATGATTCAAGTCATCATTGACAAAGTAATTGTCCAAAATAGCGCGGATACTTTGCAAGTATTGGGAACATTTCTCTTAATTATTGCTATTTTTGAAGCCGTTTTGACGACCTTGAGAACTTATTTATTTGTGGATACAACTAACCGCATTGATATGAGTTTGGGTTCAGAAATTATCGATCATTTATTACGATTACCTCTACGTTATTTTGAAAAACGACCCGTTGGGGAAATTTCAACTAGGATCAATGAATTAGAAAATATCCGTCAATTCCTTACTGGAACTGCTCTTACTGTAGTATTAGATGCGGTTTTTTCCGTTGTCTATATCGCCGTCATGGTTGTTTATAGTCCCATTTTAACCTTAGTGGCTTTAGCAATTGTACCAATTTTTATTGCCATGACTTTGTTCTTTTCCCCGACTATTCGTAATCAAATACGGATTAAAGCAGAACGAAACGCCGAAACCCAATCTTTTTTAGTGGAGATAATGTCGGGTATTCAAACTGTTAAAGCTCAAAATATAGAACTGCGATCGCGTTGGCAATGGCAAGATAAATACGCTCGTTATGTGTCAGCAGGGTTTAATACGGTAATTACTTCGACTTTGGCAGGTTCTACCAGTAGCTTCCTCAATAAACTCTCAGGATTGTTAGTATTGTGGGTAGGAGCTTATTTAGTATTAGAAGGAAAATTATCTCTCGGACAATTGATCGCTTTTCGTATTATTGCCGGTTATGTGACATCTCCCATTTTACGCCTAACTCAATTATGGCAAAATTTCCAAGAAACTGCCCTATCCTTAGAAAGATTAGCCGATATTGTCGATACACCCCAAGAAGCTGAACGCGATCGAGAAAATATACCTATGCCTGCCGTTCAGGGAGGGGTTAAATTTGAAAACGTTTGTTTTCGCTTTAA
It encodes the following:
- a CDS encoding HypC/HybG/HupF family hydrogenase formation chaperone encodes the protein MCLAVPGKVVNITGDEPMMRKGKVSFGGVIKEVSLAYVPDVKIGDYVIVHVGFALSILDEDAAQKTLADFQEMEALMLNLSTVN
- a CDS encoding peptidylprolyl isomerase; the encoded protein is MTIVLQIGDQNISEQELYPILAQYRLLPQLAKEIIVEQAIAEIECSPEEATLAKEQFYQRQQLTNENELQLWLEHHGMTRQQLENLSVRDIKIEKFKQIKWGEQLESYFIKCKGQLDRVVYSLIRTKEAGIAQELYFRLEEGESDFVDLARQYSEGSEAQTGGLIGPVELNVPHPRIGQILSSSKSGQISPPTKVGDWWIIVRLEKYMSAQLDDPTRQRLLNELFQGWLIAQIQQNVSFSPQSELLELKTS
- a CDS encoding peptidase domain-containing ABC transporter — its product is MTSTNIDAQEFLSNLAPFDQLPPSLRVDIANQCQSWRYKMGQVIAMRGKISPNITILLEGKARLLGYDPRTQMPSTLALLEPGAIIGGVNLVRGVPSETAIASTEAIGLTLSQQTFQTLLDEYPIFRETFVEQCSLLELFELVATQLEKEAQAEGNIKEIASDLLEYTQVYSLSPGKISQEDRLTLEDRETMWLVSGGNMPEFPVGSRLDISGNSRFQITGTQPVRLIGIQANKWLTSSPGSILLVEDQPDPDNHQLSFVKSEPNNIPYADSSLVGMDAMPISPEERQKRKNFPFIKGKTPLGVGSACFQMLSQYFGMPFRRDVIRRILKEQIERTGSLSLPLCGAITELMGLNAQLITLPASSFTQLKTPALIVWQDSLAVLYDVSAQEIIIAVPELGILRRRPQDFLETWGEKGEVLLLQQTKETPQERFGLNWFIPSLKKYRRVLIEVFIASFFVQIFGLVNPLMIQVIIDKVIVQNSADTLQVLGTFLLIIAIFEAVLTTLRTYLFVDTTNRIDMSLGSEIIDHLLRLPLRYFEKRPVGEISTRINELENIRQFLTGTALTVVLDAVFSVVYIAVMVVYSPILTLVALAIVPIFIAMTLFFSPTIRNQIRIKAERNAETQSFLVEIMSGIQTVKAQNIELRSRWQWQDKYARYVSAGFNTVITSTLAGSTSSFLNKLSGLLVLWVGAYLVLEGKLSLGQLIAFRIIAGYVTSPILRLTQLWQNFQETALSLERLADIVDTPQEAERDRENIPMPAVQGGVKFENVCFRFKPHGPLQLNNVNIDFPAGTFIAVVGQSGAGKSTLTKLISRLYEVESGRILIDGYDVSKVELYSLRRQVGVVPQDTLLFDGSVQENIALTNSDASTEEIIEAAKVAAAHEFIMGLPNGYNTKVGERGSALSGGQRQRIAIARSVLQNPMILVLDEATSALDYTTEQQVCTNLLSAFGDRTVFFITHRLGSIRGADVILMMDAGSVVEQGTHEELMAMKGRYYYLYQQQEANM